The Salicibibacter halophilus DNA window ACGATCACTTATAATTCCCCACAAAATACGACCAAAGGAACCGCCAATTTCGGATAATACGAGCAGGACGCTCGCGAGTACAATAGGAACTAGCAATGTATGATGAGCGTAAATAATGAGGTAGGTATTCAAAGATATTTGTGCACCACTCAAAATCATTGACCCTAACGTCACCCACAGTAACGATTTGTTTTGTCCGATGTTTTTAAGCTTTTTACACATTTCCCGGGGTTTCTCATGCTTTTTTTCAAGTGGAGTGATTGCGTCCTGGTAATGCCAGTAACAGATGAGTCCTCCGATTATAAGCGTTAGGGATGCTAGGAAAACGGCCGGTCGCCAACCGAAGTTTTCTGCAAGCGGAACGAGCAAAAGGGCAGCTGTTGCTGATCCGGCGGTCACGCCCATTTGTTTGATACCCATCGCGGTTCCCCTTTGTCTTAGGTCAAACCAATCGAGTATTCCCCGGCTGGACACAGGGTGGAAGGCTCCATACCCCACTCCCCCGATGGCAATAAATAAAAGTGGTTCTATCACAAATCACGGGATGGATGACAATATTCGACAATGAAGTCCCGCACCTTGCTTTATAGAGCAAATTTTGTCGATAATCCTTAGGTTGCCGGTGGGTATTCTTCTTGATGGATTCTTTGTTCACACCGAGCTTGATATTTTCTCCATTTAAGGATCGCCTCTTTTTCTTCCTTCACCTGCATCCGAGCTTGAAGAGAGAATAACGAATAGCCAAACCCTTGTTGATTCATCGTGCGGAGTTGGTTGTTCTTCCCTTCGGTTTTGGCGTTGGATATACGATAGTGAAACCGATGGAGAATTTCCGGCAACCAATTCCAAATCGTCTTGAGAAGATCATCGAACGGCTCCAGGGAAGAGGCGATGACCTCTTTTTCCCACGCCCCTAAATGATCCAATGCTTCTTCCAGATCATGGCATTGATACAATTGGCGAAGTTTTTGATGCAGGCGCATGGCTTGAGCTAACGTCGGTGATGTTGTCTCCCAATGCTTCAGACGTTCTTGTTGTTCCGGGGTTAATTCTTCCGTTCGTTCAGCAAACAAGTCTTTGTCTTCTTTTAATGCCACCCGTTCTTCTTTGGTCAAAACATGTTGGACGCTTTTTCGCACATCGTCCAAGGCACGCGTCGAAGCTTGGATGACATGGAAGGCATCAATGACCACGATCGCTTGAGGGAGGGCGGCCTTAATCGCTGTCTGATAAGGCCTCCACATATCGATCGCAACCGCAATCACTTGTTCAGGTTGAGACAATTGGTTGAAAAGATCCATGACAGCTTCTTTGCGACGACTTTCATGTAACTCGAATAACTGGGGCCGCCATGGTACCGAGAGATCGTACATGACCAACCGATACTTGCCTTTTCCTTTGGCCAAACTGATTTCATCAAGGCCGATGAGTGCGGGGGTGGATCGATCCGAAATAGCTGGATGCTCCCCATGACATGCGCGTGCATGGACCCCAATAGTTTGACCACTGCGATCAAAGGCTTCTCCTACCGATTTGAAGGTACGGTCGGCCGTTGCAAATATCAGTGATTGCTTGGCTATCACCGACATTCGTTGATATGGTTTGAGCCAAGGTAATGGCTCCATAAACGTACGACAACAGGCATCACATATAAATCGACGATGGTTGAAATGATCAAAGATCGGTGTATCGTTGTGAGCGCCTGCAACCACTTGCTTCATGTGATGCTCATGCACTCGGGTTGTCCAGTACCCACAATCCGGACAACGTGTGCCTTCATTCAG harbors:
- a CDS encoding MFS transporter, translating into MIEPLLFIAIGGVGYGAFHPVSSRGILDWFDLRQRGTAMGIKQMGVTAGSATAALLLVPLAENFGWRPAVFLASLTLIIGGLICYWHYQDAITPLEKKHEKPREMCKKLKNIGQNKSLLWVTLGSMILSGAQISLNTYLIIYAHHTLLVPIVLASVLLVLSEIGGSFGRILWGIISDRLFGGRRLVLLSLIAFIATIAALIMGLLPAGTPFMFIALLSVVFGFCVSGYNGLWMNAATELVPQEQAGLASGFSTSIGAWGVIIGPPLFGWIIDATGEFFVGWFALGGMLLLVAALFMFLSWSLRTVD
- a CDS encoding ISL3 family transposase, encoding MLTHYTMVHECKEVPFAIIHQEEIPFGYPNPGLYRYLQLLNEGTRCPDCGYWTTRVHEHHMKQVVAGAHNDTPIFDHFNHRRFICDACCRTFMEPLPWLKPYQRMSVIAKQSLIFATADRTFKSVGEAFDRSGQTIGVHARACHGEHPAISDRSTPALIGLDEISLAKGKGKYRLVMYDLSVPWRPQLFELHESRRKEAVMDLFNQLSQPEQVIAVAIDMWRPYQTAIKAALPQAIVVIDAFHVIQASTRALDDVRKSVQHVLTKEERVALKEDKDLFAERTEELTPEQQERLKHWETTSPTLAQAMRLHQKLRQLYQCHDLEEALDHLGAWEKEVIASSLEPFDDLLKTIWNWLPEILHRFHYRISNAKTEGKNNQLRTMNQQGFGYSLFSLQARMQVKEEKEAILKWRKYQARCEQRIHQEEYPPAT